CAGTGTTGttttccatgtttgttttgtgttttccccAGAGCTTCTTCAAGACACCTTCACTTCCCTGGGCTATGAAGTCCAGAAATTCTTGCATCTCAGTGTGAATGGTATATCCCAGATTCTTGGCCAATTTGCCTGTATGCCTGAGCACCGAGACTATGATAGCTTTGTATGTGTCCTGGTGAGCCGAGGAGGCTCCCAGAGCTTGTATGGTGTGAATCAGACTCACTCAGGACTCCCCCTGCATCACATCAGGAGGATGTTCATGGGAGATTCATGCCCTTATCTAGCAGGGAAGCCAAAGGTGTTTTTTATTCAGAACTATGTAGTGTCAGAGGGCCAGCTGGAGGACAGCAGCCTCTTGGAGGTGGATGGGCCAGCAATGAAGAATGTGGAGTTCAAGGCTCAGCAGCGAGGGCTGAGCACAGTTCACCGAGAAGCTGACTTCTTCTGGAGCCTGTGCACTGCGGATGTGTCCCTGCTGGAGCGGTCCTGCAGCTCACCATCCCTGTACCTGCAGTGCCTCTCCCAGAAACTGAGACAAGAAAGGTGAGCCCCCAGGAGGTGGTCAGTTCTGGACCACCTGCTTATTTTCGTGCCACAGGATAGGAATTACCACTGTGCCACGTTTGCTGCCCTTCTCTTCTGGGAGGAAAAGAGATTTTCCCTCCTGCTTTGGGGTTGCCGTAGGACTACAGTATAGACCCGGCACGATTTATAAATACTTTGTAGTTAGTTAGTTTGTAGTTTGAAtacttttcttcaaaattaagaaattttcagcctgggcaacaaagtgagaacttactctataaaaaaattaaaaattagttgggtacactggtgtgtgcttgtagtcccaactgcttgggaggctaaggtaggaggatcgcttgagcccaggagtttgaggctgcagtgagccatgattgcactactgtactgcAGCCTTGGAGTACAGTATTGGAGACCTTGTctccaataaatacataaatacatacaaataacaaatttttatttttttattttttaatttttttttgagatggagtcttgctgtttgcctaggctggagtgcagcaggacaaacttggctcactgtaatgtccgcctcccaggttcaagcagttctcctgcctcaccctcccaagtagctgggattacgggcgtgtgccaccacgccccggctaatttttgtaattttagtagagactgggtttcaccatgttgaccaggccagtcttgaactcctgacctcaggtgttctgcctgcctcggcatcccaaggCATCCCAAGgggctaggattacaagcgtgagccactgtgcctggccacaaatttttatttttaattcttttttttgagacagagttgcactcttgttacccaggctgggagtgcagtggcatgatcttggctcactgcaacctccacctcctgggttccagtgattctcctgtctcagcttcccgagtagctgggattacaggcacctgccatcacatctggctaatttttgtatttttagtagagacagggttttcatcatgttggccaggctggtctggaactcctggcctcaagtgatccacacacctcggcctcccaaagtgctgagattacaggcatgagccaccacacctggccaccttccagatctttttttatttgataCCCACACAGTCATATAGAagtatatcttttttgtttgttttttgaggtgaagtcttgctctgttgcccaggctggagtgcagtggcacatctcggcttactgcaacctccacctcctgggttcaagcaattcttctgcctcagcctcctgaatagctgggactacaggcgcgcactaccacactctgctaatttttgtatttttaatagagacggggtttcaccatgttgaccaggctggtcttgaactcctgaccgcaagtgatcctcctgcctcggcctcccaaagtgctaggattacagacgtgagccaccgcacccagcccagaagtATGTTTGTAAGCCCAGATGGAATcatcatctattatttatttatttttaattaaaaaaattttaatacagttCAAATCAGCATGTCTGGCTCATTTCAGCTCCTTTACTGCTAAAGCAGGGGACAAGGGCTGCTTCAGTTTCtttgccttctctttctctgaaggTATCTGCTGCATCGAACTTGAAAGTTCACATTatccttatttttcttgatcttgACAGATTTGTCATCTTTTCACCAGGCTGTGAGCAGAAAGTCTTtgatttccttaatttttcaaGGCCTGGCGATGAGGCACACAGGGAGAGGGCAAGGACCCACATCCCTCTAGCCCGTGTATCGCCCGAAAGACACTCACAGCCTGCCACCACTTTATAACCTGCTTTTAGTTTGTTTAACACTAgatcaaaaacatttttgtatgtCAGTAGTCACATTTCTATAGCATCAGTTTAATGTGTGCACGACAGCCCATAATATGGCCATAGCTTAATTTACTTGATCAGTCTTTAGTTGTTGCCTAGTGTTTGCTTTCATACAAAGTAAGAAACATCCTTGCAGCTTAGTATTTGTTCTTATCCTTAATTGTTTTCTAGGGGGACaattcccagaagtggaattactgagtcAAAGGACATGCATTTTTCAAGCCTTGGATACATCCTACTAGATGTCCTATAGGATGGTCATATCAGCTTTATAGGAGAGTAGCTGTGTCCCTGAATTCTCCCTGACACTGCATGCTCTTATATTTCCCCAAGTTTTGACAATTTGATAGGTGAAAAGTGGTATCTGACTGTTCAGATCTGGAAGGCTTtgttatgtaaacatttttttaaatgtttattggcAAGAATACTTTTCTAAGAGAAGCATCAGTGTCCTGGTTTCTGTTTAAGCTGAATGAAGCCACAATGTACCTCAAGTATAAGATTAACTGGCCTTTTTCAGTTGCACCCTAATTAACGATTTAGAATGATGTTTCTGAGCCACCTGTCAAAATGCATTTTGGGCTGTACCTCTGCATACCCCAGGAATAAATCTCATGGCCTTCTTTACCTGGCCTCCTTAGTGGTGGCCCAGCAGGAAGCGGGGGTTAGAGCAGGAGCCACTCAGCCTTCCAAGATAGATACTCCATGGGCCAGTGGTATTACTGGCCTTTTGAGCCCATCCCTGTTTGCATAGGTGATCCACGTGGGTTATCATCTGGCTGGTATGTTCCCAGAGTGAAACTCAGCAGCCCCTTGACGGAGGGGATGGTGGCCACTAAGCCAGAGTGCTGCAAGTTAGTTTGGATCATTTGCTAAGCAGCTTGTGGTGCATTTAGAAGGGAACAGTTTCAAATAACTTTCACATCTGTTGGCTCATTTCGCCCTAAGGACAATCTGTCTTCTCTTTGATATTTGCATGGCATTAAATTTTGCCTTTCTTGTTTTCTCCAGAAAATGCCCACTCCTGGATCTCCACATTGAACTCAATGGCCACATGTATGATTGGAACAGCAGAGTTTCTGCCAAGGAGAAATATTATGTCTGGCTGCAGCACACTCTGAGGAAGAAACTTATCCTCTCCTACACATAAGAAAtcaaaaggccaggtgcagtggctcatgcctgtaatcccagcactttgggaggccaaagagggcagatcacttcaggtcaggagtttgagaccagcctggccaacatggtaaacgctaataaaaatacaaaaattagccggatgtggggGTGGGTACCTGtgttcccagttacttgggaggctgaggcaggaggatcttttgaacccaggagttcagggtcATAGCATGCTATGATTGTGCCTACAAATAACCACCACATagcaacctgggcaatatagcaagaccccatctcttaaaagaaaaaaatgggacagGAACTATCTTAGTCCATGTATTAGTCATgtttctctagagagacagaactaataggatagatgtatatataaaggggaatttattaaggagtattgactcacgtGATCACAAGGTTAGGTCCCGCAATAGACCATCTGCAAGTAAGGAAGCCAATTCAAGTCCCAAagctaaagaacttggagtctgatgtttgaaggcaggaagcattcagcatgagagaaagatggaggccagaagactacACCAGTCTGATCTTTCCGTGTTTTGCTTGCTTTTATTCTGGCAGtgctgacagctgattagatggtgcccacccagattgaggatggtctgcctttcccagtccactgactaaattttttttttttttttttgagatggagtcgcgctctgttgcccaggctggagtgcagtggcgcgatctcggctcactgcaagctccgcctcccgggttcacgccattctcctgcctcagcctcccgagtagctgggactataggcgcctgccaccacacccagttaattttttgtgctttttagtagagacagggtttcaccatgttagccaggatggtctcgatctcctgactttgtgatccacccgccttggcctcaaatgactcaaatgttaatctcctttggcagcaccctcacagatgTACCCGGGaacagtactttgcatccttctattcaatcaagttgatactcagtattaaccatcacagtccaTTTGGGCAACTATACCAAATTACCATAGACCAGGTGACTTAAACAGtagttatttctcacagttcagaGGCTGAAATCCAGCATCTAGGTGGCAGCATATCTGGTGTCTGGTAAGGCATGCTTTCAAATCTTACCAGATGTCAGTCTTTTCATGTGCTCACATGGTAGAAAAAGAGGATGCAAGCTCTCATGTGTATCTTCTTTAAGGGCacgaatcccattcatgagggctctaccctcatgacctaattacctcccaaaggccccaccttctgaTACTGTCACATTGGGGATACTGTCTCCCCTTTGAATTCTGTgggggatacaaacattcagtttgTAACAATAGCCTTATGATTTAGAGGTTACTTGTTCATTCACCTAGACCTCAAATTGCATTTTACAGCTAATCAAGTCTATCTTTCTCTGATTTGATAGTGTGACCTAAAAGGGGACCATTGTTTGAAATATCACTGGagttgcattattattattattattgagacagagtttcattctgctgcccaggctggagtgcagtggcatgatcttggctcattgcaacctctgccttctgggttcaagcgattctcctgcctcagcctcccgagtagttgggattataggtgcctgccaccacacccggctaatttttgtatttttagtagagacagggtttcaccatgttggccagggtggtcttgaactcctgacctcaggtgatccaccagccttggcctcccaaagtggtggagtGGCTCAACTGTATgtggcctattattattttttacatttttaaaaattgctgaacAGGGGTACCTCTGGGCAGTGTGCCAGAATgccactttttaaataattattttatgatttatttatttttctagaagtcAGTTTTAACTGATGTGTATCTGTATGtctatttgtgtatattttgtcaCGATCATGTGACAGAGGCTGAAAAGTGTGGAAGAGACAGTTTTCAGGGACAACAAGCAATTATTCCTACTTTCCAAGTTATTTTGacgccatggtggctcacacctgtgatctgagtactttgggaggctgaggtggacggatcacttgagcccaggagtttgagaccagcctaggcaacatagcaagactccatttctacaaaaaaaatacaaaatttaactgggcatggtggtgtgttcctgtagtcccagctacttgggaggctgaagtgggaggatcccctgagcccagagaggtcaaggttgtggtgagctatgatcacaccactgcacttcagcatgggagacagtgaaaccctgtctcagaaaaaataaataaataaaaccaccagcaccacaaacaacaacaaaaagttattttGCACTGGTTTTGAGCACAGGACTCCTGCGGTGTCTTTGCATTTAATATTGTATAGGGATGCCAGTGGCAAGTGATGTGTATGCTTGGCCTCATGAACTAAAACCCCGTGTTAATTATGACAGAAGGAAAGTGTGTGAGAGGGACCTTAACTACCTAGCAGCTCTAGCTGCCATCTTGAACCGTGAAGATAAGGGCCACACTTAGGGGTAGCTGGGTGGTGAGCAGCAAGAAGCCTTGTTGGATGAGGGCATGAAGGAGCAGAATCACTGTGGAATCACTGTGCCACCCCTAATTACCTACCTCTGGACTTTTATGTGCAGGAAAAAAATTGAGAGTTTATATTTATCTCAACCTAGTTAATACAACTGATGCATTCTTAGGTGATTAAAATGtttggaggccaggcgcggtggctcacacctgtaatcccagcactttgggagtctgaggccagtggatcacaaggtcaggagatcgagaccatcctggctaacatggtgaaaccccctctctactaaaaatgcaaaaaattagccgggcgttgtggcgggcgcctgtagtcccagctactcgggaggccaaggcagaagaatggcatgaacccgggaggtggaacttgtagtgagctgtgatcttgccactgtactccagcctgggcgacagtgcgaaactctcaaaaaacataaaaaataaataaaatgtttggaatgttggcttcatccctgggatgcaagactggttgaACGTACACAAATCAAGAAAcattaatcacataaacagaactaaagacaaaaaccacatgattatctcaatagatgcagaaaaggccttcaataaaattcaacatttcttcatgttaaaaactctcaataaactaggtattgatggaaaatatatcaaaataataagaaccatttatgacaaacccacagccaatatcatactgaatgggcaaaagctggaagaattccccttgaaaactggcacaggacaaGGATGACTTctctcctatttaacatagtattaaaaagttctggccagggcaatcaggcaagagaaagaaagaaagggtattcaaataggaagagaggaagtaaaactatctgtttgcagatgacatgatcctgtatctagaaaaccccattatctcagcccaaaagctccttaagctgataagcaacttcagcaaagtctcaggatacaaaatcaatgtgcaaaaatcacaagcattctatacaccaacagtagacaagcagagagccaaatcatgcccattcacagttgctacaaagagaataaaagaccTAGGAATACAAGTAataagagatgtgaaggacctgttcaacaagaactataaaccactgctcaaggaaataagagaggacacaaacagatgaaaaaacattccattctcatggataggaagaatcaatatcatgaaaatggccatactacccaaagtaatttataggttcaatgctgttcccattaaactaccgttgacattcttcacagaattagaaaaaaactactttaaaattcaaatggaaccaaaaaagagcccatataaccaagacaacaataagcaaaaagaacaaagctggaagcatcacactacccaacttcaaagtatactgcaaggctacagtagccaaaacagcatggtactggtacaaaaacagacacatagaccaatggaacagaatagagaccagAGAAAGAAGACCACACGTCTACAGCCATTTGATtgttgacaaacctgacaaaaacaagcaatggggaatagattccctatttaataaatggtgctgggaaaactggctagccatatgccgtaaattgaaactggaccccttccttacaccttatacaagaattaactcaagattaaagacttaatgtaaaacctaaaactataaaaaccctagaaaaaaatctagttaataccattcaagacataggcacaagcaaaggtttcatgacaaaaacatcaaaagcaattgcaacaaaagcaaaaattacaaatgggatctaattaaactaaagagctcctgtacagcaaaagaaactaccattagagtgaacaggctacctacagaatgggagaaaatttttgcaatctattcatctgacaaagatcgaatatcc
This region of Theropithecus gelada isolate Dixy chromosome 12, Tgel_1.0, whole genome shotgun sequence genomic DNA includes:
- the LOC112636369 gene encoding CASP8 and FADD-like apoptosis regulator, yielding MKSKPLGICLIIDCIGNETELLQDTFTSLGYEVQKFLHLSVNGISQILGQFACMPEHRDYDSFVCVLVSRGGSQSLYGVNQTHSGLPLHHIRRMFMGDSCPYLAGKPKVFFIQNYVVSEGQLEDSSLLEVDGPAMKNVEFKAQQRGLSTVHREADFFWSLCTADVSLLERSCSSPSLYLQCLSQKLRQERKCPLLDLHIELNGHMYDWNSRVSAKEKYYVWLQHTLRKKLILSYT